In Methanobrevibacter oralis, a single window of DNA contains:
- the ileS gene encoding isoleucine--tRNA ligase, translated as MPIKEADKSYDHKKIEQKVQNFWKEVGIFSKINKLRANGPQYSFLDGPPYCSGKIHLGTAWNKVIKDSYLRYKSMNGFNLRRQAGWDMHGLPIEHKVEQLMNIKSKQEIEEIGIDTFVDKCKEFAIENKTAMEKEFDDLGVWMDWDDPYMTLDPQYMESAWWTLKKANEQNLLINDKRVISWCPHCQTALAAAEIDYEDKIDPSIFVKFPVKGKKSEYFLVWTTTPWTLPANLAICVNPEFDYAYVKKDGDVLILAENLVEKVLGPTVKIHRTKIPSQSEDKGYEIIEEKEILYEIIKTVKGRDLVGLKYVYPLDIEKQAQFDEIENVHSILSGNHVELEEGTGLVHTAPGHGPEDFEVGQANGLPIFCPVGEDGKFSEDAGKYANKFCKDENPVIIEDLENKGLMHHTETIEHRYGVCWRCKTPIIYIATKQWFLKVTDIKDKMLSEIEKVEWIPKWAGEGRFHDWVDNAKDWTISRQRYWGIPIPIWECSDCGEIKVIGSIDELKEESVGEITVSDDELVHRPHVDDIEVKCECCDKTIKRIPDVLDVWIDSGVAPWASLYYPQKEDKFTDWFPYDFITEGHDQTRGWFYSQLGTGVISMGKVPYNKVLMHGFVLDENGKKMSKSLGNVVSPEEVIEKYGADVLRFYLLWASKPWDDLKFVWDELLNVNKMFNILWNVYVFSATYMSLDDFNPNNLTEDQYILRNEDKWIISRSNTLAKEVGEDLEKLFFHKATRKINNFILEDLSRWYVRLIRGRTWVESDNPDKLGAYYSLYTALSKLISVLCPIAPHISEEIYENIVKNLNPNALESIHMIDWEYDEKDIDKELEAKMDIVREVIESAARARDVARYKLRWPVSDITIVSQDKKVLTAIDDLAEIIKDQSNTKKVLTASEFENLSFIAKPNLKTLGPRLKADMGKVKKYLQTADGSLIKKELDKNGFIEVEGFELSSDDILFDSELPDDFVSSEFSQGNVFVNTNVTLEIKQEAMARELIRRVQDMRKDLDLDVEANINVVVETSSEFKDLIVPQAEVISHEIRANSLIISDTEECCKDSENYTKEWDIENEKVIISIKIRC; from the coding sequence ATGCCAATAAAAGAGGCAGATAAATCATATGATCACAAAAAAATAGAACAAAAGGTTCAAAATTTTTGGAAAGAAGTAGGTATATTTTCCAAAATAAATAAACTTAGAGCTAATGGTCCACAATACTCATTTTTAGATGGTCCTCCATATTGCAGCGGTAAAATTCATTTGGGAACTGCATGGAATAAAGTAATAAAAGACTCATATTTACGTTATAAAAGTATGAATGGATTCAACTTAAGAAGGCAAGCTGGATGGGATATGCATGGTCTTCCTATCGAACATAAAGTTGAACAATTAATGAATATTAAAAGCAAACAAGAAATTGAAGAAATTGGTATTGATACTTTTGTAGATAAATGTAAAGAATTCGCAATAGAAAATAAAACAGCCATGGAAAAAGAATTCGATGATTTAGGGGTTTGGATGGATTGGGATGATCCATACATGACTCTTGATCCTCAATACATGGAATCTGCATGGTGGACTCTAAAAAAAGCTAATGAACAAAACTTGCTTATAAATGATAAAAGAGTAATTAGTTGGTGTCCTCATTGTCAAACAGCATTAGCTGCAGCAGAAATTGATTATGAAGACAAAATTGACCCTTCAATTTTTGTAAAATTCCCTGTTAAAGGAAAAAAAAGCGAATATTTTCTTGTATGGACAACAACACCATGGACATTACCTGCAAACTTGGCTATTTGTGTAAATCCTGAATTTGATTATGCTTATGTTAAAAAAGATGGTGATGTTTTAATTCTTGCTGAAAACTTAGTTGAAAAAGTATTAGGTCCTACAGTTAAAATTCATAGAACTAAAATACCTTCACAATCAGAAGATAAAGGATATGAAATCATAGAAGAAAAAGAAATACTTTATGAAATTATAAAAACAGTTAAAGGTCGAGATTTAGTTGGATTAAAATATGTTTATCCATTAGACATCGAAAAACAAGCACAATTTGATGAAATTGAAAATGTTCACAGTATTTTATCAGGAAATCATGTAGAACTTGAAGAGGGTACTGGTTTGGTGCACACAGCACCAGGACATGGTCCAGAGGACTTTGAAGTAGGTCAAGCTAATGGACTTCCAATATTTTGCCCAGTTGGAGAAGATGGCAAATTTAGTGAAGATGCTGGAAAATATGCAAATAAATTCTGTAAAGATGAAAATCCGGTAATAATTGAGGATTTGGAAAATAAGGGGTTGATGCATCACACAGAAACTATTGAGCATAGATATGGGGTATGTTGGAGATGTAAAACTCCTATTATTTACATAGCTACTAAACAATGGTTTTTAAAGGTAACTGACATTAAGGATAAAATGCTTAGTGAAATTGAAAAAGTTGAATGGATACCTAAATGGGCTGGTGAAGGAAGATTCCATGATTGGGTTGATAATGCTAAAGATTGGACAATTTCAAGACAAAGATACTGGGGTATTCCAATTCCTATATGGGAATGTAGTGACTGTGGAGAAATTAAAGTTATAGGTTCTATTGATGAATTAAAAGAGGAAAGTGTTGGTGAAATTACAGTTTCCGACGATGAACTTGTACATAGACCTCATGTTGATGATATTGAAGTAAAATGTGAATGTTGTGATAAAACGATTAAAAGGATTCCTGATGTTTTAGACGTTTGGATTGATTCAGGTGTAGCTCCATGGGCTTCACTTTATTATCCACAAAAAGAAGATAAATTTACGGATTGGTTTCCATATGACTTTATTACAGAAGGGCATGATCAAACAAGAGGTTGGTTTTACTCACAACTTGGGACTGGTGTAATTTCAATGGGAAAAGTTCCTTATAACAAAGTATTAATGCATGGATTTGTATTAGATGAAAATGGTAAAAAAATGTCTAAATCATTAGGTAATGTTGTCTCTCCTGAAGAAGTAATTGAGAAATATGGGGCTGATGTTTTAAGATTCTACTTATTATGGGCATCTAAACCATGGGATGATTTAAAATTTGTATGGGATGAATTATTGAACGTTAATAAAATGTTTAATATTTTATGGAATGTGTATGTATTCTCAGCTACATACATGTCTCTAGACGATTTTAATCCTAATAATTTAACTGAAGACCAGTATATTTTAAGAAATGAAGATAAATGGATAATTTCTAGGTCTAATACATTGGCTAAAGAAGTTGGTGAAGATTTAGAAAAATTATTCTTCCATAAAGCAACACGAAAGATAAATAATTTTATTTTAGAAGATTTAAGTCGTTGGTATGTAAGGCTTATTCGTGGAAGAACTTGGGTTGAAAGCGATAATCCTGATAAATTAGGAGCATATTATAGTTTATACACGGCTTTATCTAAATTAATTTCAGTTTTATGTCCAATTGCTCCTCATATATCTGAAGAAATTTATGAAAATATTGTTAAAAATTTAAATCCAAACGCACTAGAAAGTATTCACATGATTGATTGGGAATATGATGAAAAAGATATTGATAAAGAATTAGAAGCTAAAATGGATATAGTGCGTGAAGTAATTGAATCTGCTGCAAGAGCTCGTGATGTAGCAAGATATAAACTTAGATGGCCAGTTTCAGATATTACAATTGTATCACAAGATAAAAAAGTTTTAACAGCTATTGATGATTTAGCAGAAATTATTAAAGACCAATCAAATACTAAAAAAGTTTTAACAGCTTCAGAATTTGAAAATCTTTCATTTATTGCTAAACCAAATCTTAAAACTTTAGGTCCAAGACTCAAAGCAGATATGGGTAAAGTTAAAAAATATCTACAAACAGCTGATGGTAGTCTAATTAAAAAAGAATTAGATAAAAATGGATTTATTGAAGTTGAAGGATTTGAATTATCAAGTGATGATATATTATTTGACAGTGAACTTCCAGATGATTTTGTTTCATCTGAATTTAGTCAAGGTAATGTATTTGTAAATACTAATGTTACTTTAGAAATTAAACAAGAAGCTATGGCTCGTGAACTTATTAGAAGAGTTCAGGACATGAGAAAAGACTTAGATTTGGATGTTGAAGCAAATATTAATGTTGTTGTCGAAACATCTTCTGAATTTAAAGATTTAATTGTTCCACAGGCTGAAGTTATTTCTCATGAAATTCGAGCTAATAGTTTAATCATATCAGACACAGAAGAGTGTTGTAAAGATTCTGAAAACTATACTAAAGAATGGGATATTGAAAATGAAAAAGTAATAATATCCATAAAAATAAGGTGTTAA
- the purL gene encoding phosphoribosylformylglycinamidine synthase subunit PurL, with translation MTLTDSEIEYIEGILGRQMNELEEGMLDVMFSEHCSYKSSRPILGTFPTEGENIILGPGDDAGLVSVTDKYALAVGMESHNHPSAIEPYGGAGTGIGGILRDIISMGAMPIALLDSLRFGPMEDEKSRYLFEHVVKGISDYGNRVGVPTVAGEIEFDESFRANPLVNVMCVGIVEKDKIVRGQAPNIGDVFLLMGGATGRDGIHGVTFASEELTSDSETEDRPAVQVADPFTKKRVLEASLEILEKIDVSGVKDLGGGGLTCCISELVNESNNAAFVDLRSIPLRETGMTPYEIMLSESQERMVFVINPKDVKLAKEICDKHEIISSVIGDVKEGNNMIISDEGVEIANLPTILLADPPSLNRELCEIPEDTSKVIVEHPPIKESLLKVLSSPNIASKEWIYKQYDHEVQVRTVVKPGDDAAVLRIDDTTAIALTTDSNTIHTKLSPFDGAAGCVAESIRNVISMGATPYAVVDCLNFGNPETPEILWQFKRAIEGMSLVAEKFQAPVISGNVSFYNETEGIKINPTPAVGVIGVENIENIRTMDFKNEGDKILLIGKTYDELTGSEYHRCIHGIEKGTAPRIRIDNELANGKCILKLVDEDKNKNITAIHDVSAGGLAIALSEMVISSKLGCEINLDSDELDLNQLLYSESHGRYILTVKSDALDDILSKIDVDVDVIGEVKGNNLKINDNEFSFEELDDSYHGVIEKYMA, from the coding sequence ATGACTTTAACTGACTCTGAAATTGAATATATTGAGGGAATCCTTGGTAGACAAATGAATGAATTAGAAGAAGGAATGTTGGATGTAATGTTTTCAGAACATTGCTCTTACAAAAGTAGTAGACCAATATTAGGCACATTCCCCACCGAAGGAGAAAATATTATTTTAGGTCCAGGTGATGATGCAGGCCTTGTTAGTGTAACGGATAAATATGCTCTTGCTGTTGGTATGGAGTCACATAATCACCCATCAGCTATTGAACCTTATGGTGGAGCTGGAACTGGTATTGGTGGAATTTTAAGAGATATAATCTCTATGGGGGCAATGCCTATTGCTCTTTTAGATTCCCTTCGATTTGGACCAATGGAAGATGAAAAATCAAGATATTTATTTGAGCATGTTGTAAAAGGAATTTCTGATTATGGAAATAGGGTAGGAGTTCCAACAGTAGCTGGGGAGATTGAATTTGATGAATCATTCAGAGCAAATCCATTGGTAAATGTAATGTGTGTAGGGATAGTTGAAAAAGATAAAATAGTTCGTGGACAAGCTCCTAATATTGGAGACGTATTCCTTTTGATGGGAGGGGCTACTGGCCGTGATGGTATTCATGGAGTTACATTTGCATCAGAAGAATTAACATCAGATTCTGAAACAGAAGATAGGCCTGCAGTACAAGTAGCTGACCCATTTACCAAAAAAAGAGTTTTAGAAGCATCATTAGAAATATTAGAAAAAATTGATGTTAGTGGTGTTAAAGACTTGGGTGGGGGAGGTCTTACATGTTGTATTTCAGAACTTGTAAATGAATCTAATAATGCAGCGTTTGTAGATTTACGTTCTATCCCGCTTAGAGAAACAGGAATGACTCCTTATGAAATCATGCTATCGGAGTCTCAAGAAAGAATGGTTTTTGTAATAAATCCTAAAGATGTTAAATTAGCTAAAGAAATCTGTGATAAGCATGAAATCATATCTTCAGTAATTGGAGATGTTAAAGAGGGTAATAATATGATTATTTCAGATGAAGGGGTCGAAATAGCCAACCTGCCAACAATTTTACTTGCGGATCCCCCATCACTTAATCGTGAACTTTGTGAAATTCCAGAAGACACATCAAAAGTAATTGTTGAACATCCTCCAATTAAAGAATCATTACTTAAAGTATTATCTAGTCCTAATATTGCATCAAAAGAATGGATTTACAAGCAATATGATCATGAAGTTCAAGTAAGAACAGTTGTAAAACCAGGTGATGATGCAGCTGTTTTAAGAATTGATGATACAACAGCTATTGCACTTACTACAGATTCAAATACAATTCATACTAAACTATCACCATTTGATGGGGCTGCCGGTTGTGTTGCAGAATCTATACGAAATGTAATTTCAATGGGAGCAACTCCATATGCTGTTGTGGACTGTTTAAATTTTGGAAATCCAGAAACTCCTGAAATTTTATGGCAATTTAAAAGAGCTATTGAAGGAATGAGTTTGGTAGCTGAGAAATTCCAAGCTCCGGTAATTAGTGGAAATGTAAGTTTTTATAATGAAACAGAAGGAATTAAAATCAATCCTACTCCTGCTGTTGGGGTTATTGGTGTTGAAAATATTGAAAATATAAGAACAATGGACTTTAAAAATGAAGGAGATAAAATATTATTAATTGGTAAAACTTATGATGAACTTACAGGTTCAGAATATCATAGATGTATACATGGTATTGAAAAAGGAACTGCTCCAAGAATAAGAATTGATAATGAGCTAGCTAATGGTAAATGCATATTAAAATTAGTAGATGAAGATAAAAATAAGAATATTACGGCTATTCATGATGTATCTGCTGGAGGATTAGCTATTGCACTTTCTGAAATGGTTATTTCATCAAAATTAGGTTGTGAAATTAATTTGGACAGTGATGAACTTGATTTAAATCAATTACTTTACTCTGAAAGTCATGGACGTTATATTTTAACAGTTAAATCAGATGCTTTAGATGATATTTTATCTAAAATTGATGTTGATGTTGATGTTATTGGGGAAGTTAAAGGTAATAACTTAAAAATTAATGATAATGAATTTAGCTTTGAAGAATTAGATGATTCTTACCATGGTGTAATTGAAAAGTACATGGCTTAA
- a CDS encoding molybdopterin molybdotransferase MoeA gives MFLSKLDSISNALKLISDNQKLTEVEEIPIVEAHKRVLAEDIISFHDSPPFDKSAMDGFAVIAKDTFGASQSNPKTLKIIDSIGAGDFSDKSLTNEKAILIATGAPIPKGANAVLMKEFTTKNRDELTIYSQVTPGENVSPKSEDIKKGEKILSKNTFIRYQEMGLIASAGYDSVVVFKKPKVKLIVTGNELVDPTKEEIDKAKIINSNKYTIKAMAEDSGAIIQTTYVGDSFKEVKEAILDASNDYDVIITTGGTAISEGDVVLDVVDDIGEILFHGVSIRPGKPIGAGIVNEKMIFTFSGQPVAAMSQFDIFARKYLFEMQGRHFDFHITKRQSQLKIPSSLGRTDFVRAVSDDNYAKHVLNRGSGIIRSMVEANSYIIIDENDEGYQKGDIVDVIFFDSLLW, from the coding sequence ATGTTTTTATCTAAATTAGATTCTATTAGCAATGCTTTGAAATTAATTAGTGATAATCAAAAATTAACAGAAGTTGAAGAGATTCCAATTGTTGAAGCTCATAAAAGGGTTTTAGCTGAGGATATAATTTCATTTCATGATTCTCCTCCATTTGATAAGTCTGCAATGGATGGTTTTGCAGTTATTGCTAAAGATACATTTGGAGCTTCCCAATCTAATCCTAAAACTTTAAAAATTATTGATTCTATTGGGGCCGGCGATTTTTCAGATAAATCTTTAACTAATGAGAAAGCCATTCTAATTGCTACAGGTGCACCTATTCCTAAAGGGGCTAATGCAGTTTTAATGAAAGAATTCACAACAAAAAATAGGGATGAATTAACAATTTATTCTCAAGTAACTCCTGGTGAAAATGTAAGTCCTAAATCCGAAGATATTAAGAAGGGGGAAAAAATCCTTTCTAAAAACACTTTTATTAGATATCAAGAAATGGGTTTAATTGCATCAGCAGGATATGATAGTGTGGTTGTTTTTAAAAAACCTAAAGTTAAACTAATTGTTACTGGAAATGAACTTGTTGACCCAACTAAAGAAGAAATTGACAAAGCTAAAATTATAAATTCTAATAAATATACTATAAAAGCCATGGCTGAAGATTCGGGAGCTATTATTCAAACTACTTATGTTGGAGATTCATTTAAAGAAGTTAAAGAAGCTATTTTAGATGCCTCTAATGACTATGATGTTATAATAACTACTGGAGGAACAGCTATTAGTGAAGGGGATGTTGTTTTAGATGTTGTTGATGATATAGGCGAAATTTTATTTCATGGAGTTTCAATTAGACCAGGCAAACCAATTGGTGCTGGAATTGTAAATGAAAAAATGATTTTTACATTTTCTGGTCAACCGGTTGCTGCAATGTCTCAATTTGATATATTTGCTCGTAAATATTTATTTGAAATGCAAGGAAGGCATTTTGATTTTCATATTACTAAAAGACAATCTCAACTTAAAATTCCTTCATCACTAGGAAGAACTGATTTTGTTCGTGCAGTGTCTGATGATAATTATGCAAAGCATGTATTAAATAGGGGTTCTGGTATAATTCGTTCAATGGTAGAGGCCAATAGCTACATCATAATAGATGAAAATGATGAAGGATATCAGAAGGGTGATATAGTTGATGTTATCTTTTTTGATTCGTTACTTTGGTAG